From a single Sebastes umbrosus isolate fSebUmb1 chromosome 17, fSebUmb1.pri, whole genome shotgun sequence genomic region:
- the dclk1a gene encoding serine/threonine-protein kinase DCLK1a isoform X5, giving the protein MLEVEVNGTPASQLSTPHSGKSPSPSPTSPGSLSRRRGSQGSSSSLSSTKVSSSVEDGDGPVTEAEVLVDEVPAVPSYISDRYKVGRMLGDGNFAVVRECVEHTTGREYALKIINKGKCRGKEHMIQNEVAILRRVKHPNIVLLIEEVDTYSELYLVMELVKGGDLFDAITSANRYTERDASGMLYNLANAIKYLHSLNIVHRDIKPENLLVYEHGDGSKSLKLGDFGLATVVDGPLHTVCGTPTYVAPEIIAETGYGLKVDIWAAGVITYILLCGFPPFRGSSDDQEVLFDQILMGQLEFPLPYWDNVSETAKELIRSMLEVEVDQRYTALQVLEHPWVTDEGLCENDHQLSVAGKIKKHFNTSPKGNDTTAGVSVISLDDSFSMQRSGSLDFYQHPAMYWIRPPLLIRRGRFSDEDATRM; this is encoded by the exons TGAACGGGACGCCGGCCAGTCAGCTGTCCACTCCTCATTCGGGAAAATCTCCCAGCCCCTCCCCGACCAGCCCGGGCAGCCTCAGCCGACGCCGG gGGTCCCAGGGTTCTTCCAGCTCTCTGTCTTCCACTAAAGTCTCCAGCTCAGTGGAAGACGGGGACGGACCCGTTACTGAAG CTGAGGTTCTAGTCGATGAGGTTCCAGCTGTGCCGTCCTACATATCAGACCGCTATAAGGTGGGACGCATGTTGGGTGATGGGAACTTTGCAGTCGTCCGGGAATGTGTGGAGCACACCACGGGACGGGAGTACGCTCTGAAGATCATCAACAAGGGCAAATGCAGAGGCAAG GAGCACATGATCCAGAACGAGGTGGCCATCCTCCGCAGGGTCAAACATCCAAACATCGTCCTGCTCATAGAGGAGGTGGACACTTACAGCGAACTCTATCTGGTCATGGAGCTGGTCAAG ggGGGAGATCTGTTCGACGCAATCACCTCAGCCAACAGGTACACGGAGAGAGACGCCAGCGGCATGCTCTACAATCTGGCCAACGCCATTAAATACCTCCACAGCCTCAACATTGTGCACAGAGACATCAAACCAGAAAACCTGCTG GTGTATGAGCATGGGGATGGCAGCAAAAGCCTGAAACTAGGAGACTTTGGTTTGGCGACTGTGGTGGACGGCCCCCTCCACACTGTCTGCGGGACTCCGACATATGTAGCACCTGAAATCATCGCAGAAACAGG GTATGGCCTTAAGGTGGACATCTGGGCAGCTGGAGTCATCACCTACATCCTGCTATGTGGTTTCCCACCTTTTAGAGG TAGCAGTGACGATCAGGAAGTGCTTTTTGATCAGATACTAATGGGACAGCTTGAATTTCCTCTACCGTACTGGGACAACGTGTCAGAGACAGCCAAG GAGCTGATTCGATCCatgctggaggtggaggtggatcAGAGATACACTGCACTCCAGGTGCTAGAGCACCCTTGGGTCACT GATGAGGGTCTATGTGAGAACGATCACCAGTTGTCGGTAGCAGGGAAGATAAAGAAGCACTTCAACACCAGTCCGAAGGGCAACGACACCACTGCAGGAGTATCGGTCATTTCT CTGGATGACAGCTTTTCTATGCAGAGATCTGGGTCGTTGGATTTCTACCAGCACCCGGCCATGTACTGGATAAG GCCACCTCTCTTGATAAGGAGGGGCAGGTTCTCAGACGAGGACGCCACCCGGATGTGA
- the dclk1a gene encoding serine/threonine-protein kinase DCLK1a isoform X4, whose protein sequence is MLEVEVNGTPASQLSTPHSGKSPSPSPTSPGSLSRRRGSQGSSSSLSSTKVSSSVEDGDGPVTEAEVLVDEVPAVPSYISDRYKVGRMLGDGNFAVVRECVEHTTGREYALKIINKGKCRGKEHMIQNEVAILRRVKHPNIVLLIEEVDTYSELYLVMELVKGGDLFDAITSANRYTERDASGMLYNLANAIKYLHSLNIVHRDIKPENLLVYEHGDGSKSLKLGDFGLATVVDGPLHTVCGTPTYVAPEIIAETGYGLKVDIWAAGVITYILLCGFPPFRGSSDDQEVLFDQILMGQLEFPLPYWDNVSETAKELIRSMLEVEVDQRYTALQVLEHPWVTDEGLCENDHQLSVAGKIKKHFNTSPKGNDTTAGVSVISATSLDKEGQVLRRGRHPDVKLLPLQMMPTVTTVTTSTTKKRRAEPPSCLPGLPTAPPSLTPDTCSDPSPNPSLPSDSDDISISSASIVYSPDSPF, encoded by the exons TGAACGGGACGCCGGCCAGTCAGCTGTCCACTCCTCATTCGGGAAAATCTCCCAGCCCCTCCCCGACCAGCCCGGGCAGCCTCAGCCGACGCCGG gGGTCCCAGGGTTCTTCCAGCTCTCTGTCTTCCACTAAAGTCTCCAGCTCAGTGGAAGACGGGGACGGACCCGTTACTGAAG CTGAGGTTCTAGTCGATGAGGTTCCAGCTGTGCCGTCCTACATATCAGACCGCTATAAGGTGGGACGCATGTTGGGTGATGGGAACTTTGCAGTCGTCCGGGAATGTGTGGAGCACACCACGGGACGGGAGTACGCTCTGAAGATCATCAACAAGGGCAAATGCAGAGGCAAG GAGCACATGATCCAGAACGAGGTGGCCATCCTCCGCAGGGTCAAACATCCAAACATCGTCCTGCTCATAGAGGAGGTGGACACTTACAGCGAACTCTATCTGGTCATGGAGCTGGTCAAG ggGGGAGATCTGTTCGACGCAATCACCTCAGCCAACAGGTACACGGAGAGAGACGCCAGCGGCATGCTCTACAATCTGGCCAACGCCATTAAATACCTCCACAGCCTCAACATTGTGCACAGAGACATCAAACCAGAAAACCTGCTG GTGTATGAGCATGGGGATGGCAGCAAAAGCCTGAAACTAGGAGACTTTGGTTTGGCGACTGTGGTGGACGGCCCCCTCCACACTGTCTGCGGGACTCCGACATATGTAGCACCTGAAATCATCGCAGAAACAGG GTATGGCCTTAAGGTGGACATCTGGGCAGCTGGAGTCATCACCTACATCCTGCTATGTGGTTTCCCACCTTTTAGAGG TAGCAGTGACGATCAGGAAGTGCTTTTTGATCAGATACTAATGGGACAGCTTGAATTTCCTCTACCGTACTGGGACAACGTGTCAGAGACAGCCAAG GAGCTGATTCGATCCatgctggaggtggaggtggatcAGAGATACACTGCACTCCAGGTGCTAGAGCACCCTTGGGTCACT GATGAGGGTCTATGTGAGAACGATCACCAGTTGTCGGTAGCAGGGAAGATAAAGAAGCACTTCAACACCAGTCCGAAGGGCAACGACACCACTGCAGGAGTATCGGTCATTTCT GCCACCTCTCTTGATAAGGAGGGGCAGGTTCTCAGACGAGGACGCCACCCGGATGTGAAGCTACTGCCTTTGCAGATGATGCCGACGGTGACGACagtaacaacatcaacaacaaaaaaacgacGGGCGGAGCCTCCCAGTTGCCTCCCTGGCCTGCCCACAGCCCCTCCCTCTCTGACCCCTGACACTTGCTCTGACCCTTCCCCGAACCCCAGCCTCCCATCTGACTCTGATGACATCTCCATCAGCTCAGCCAGTATCGTCTACTCCCCCGACTCGCCCTTCTAG